The nucleotide sequence CTGAAAGCCGCCCGCGACCGTGAGCAAACCATGAAGCTGAGCTCGAACGTCCGATAGGCCAGAATCGCAAATTCACGATATGCAACGGGGCAGGTCACATCGACCTGCCCCTTGCAGTTCCGGCAACCGGCCGCTGCCGTCAACGCAACTACCGCGACAAATTCTCCGGATTCATGCCCAGAAACGCCTCGTGGACGAAGCGCCCGTCCTTGCGGATCAGCACGTCGTCGAAGTAGATTTCGCCGCCGCCGTAATCGGGTCGCTGTATCATCACCAAATCCCAATGGATCGCCGAACGATTGCCGTTATCCGCCTCCGCCTCGTAGGCCTTGCCCGGCGTGAAATGCATCGATCCGTTGATCTTTTCGTCAAACAGAATGTCATCCATCGGATCCATGATGTGCGGATGAAAGCCCAGCGAAAACTCGCCGACATACCGCGCGCCCTCGTCGGTGTTGAAGACCTCGTTGATGCGCTTCGTATCGTTGGCGGTGGCCTCGACGATCTTACCCCGCTCGAACCGCAGGCGGATGTTCTCAAACGTGAAGCCGCGATAGGTGGACGGACAATTATAATGAATAACCCCCTCAACCGAATCGCGCACGGGAGCCGTGAACAGCTCAAGATCGGGAATGTTCATGACTCCGCAGCACGGAGTCACTCCGATATTCTTGATCGAAAACTTCAGATCGGTGTCCGCCGGGCCCTTAATGTGCACGCGATCCGTCTTCCGCATGAACGCCGCCGCCGGCTGTACCGCGCGATCCGCCTGCGCCCAATCCACGCCGACGCAAACCCGGTAGTAGAAATCCTCAAACGCTGCGGTGGACATGCGGGCGAGTTGCGCCAATGGACCCGACGGGAAGCGCAGCACCACCCAGCGCTTCTTCATGCGCTCCAGCATGTGAACCGGATACATCCAGTGCGTTTCATAGAGCGACATCTGCTCGCCGGGAACATCCGTCATTTCCTTGGCGTTCGTGACGCCGCGCACCGCAATGTAAGCATCCACGCGTTTCATCCGGTCGAGTTCGCAGTCGCCGATGAACTTCATGCGAGCTTCGGTCGCGTTCAGATACAACGCGCGCTGAGTCGCCGCCATCTTCTGCTCCAGGACCGGAAAACCGCCCGCCGCGCATATCGTGTCGATCAGCGTGCCGATGAATTCCGGACCCACGTCCGTCGTCTCGACGAGGACCTTTTGGCCGGGCTTCAGTTTGAGGGAATGATGAACCAGTACTTTCGCCAAATCAACATGACGCGGGTCTTTCATGACAGGGACCTTTCCAATCCGTTAGGAATCCGTTTCCAAAATATACTGATTTTGTCAGCGTGACTCAAGCCCACGGCGCCGGGTTGGCCGGCCGATGAAAACTACCTTACCGAATGTTATACTGAGCTTTGTGCGATCAAGCGCCTCGCCGTCCAGAAATCCCGGAGGCGAACCCCGTCTTTCCCTGTCGATCTATATCAAACCCATCCGAGCTACCGGCGGTGATCGAAAGGCATGAACTCAACCGGCACTGGTGGAACGACCTGACTCCCGCCCACGTGAGCAGCAAATTCTACGATGTGCCGCGATTTCTCGCCGGGGACACGAGCCTTGATGAAATTGAACTCGCAGCCTTCGACACTGTCCGCAACCCGGGCGTCAGGCGTGAATCGCGCGATTCCCGGTTGCTGCAAGGCACGCTTCCCGAATTGCCTCGGTGAAT is from candidate division KSB1 bacterium and encodes:
- a CDS encoding aminopeptidase yields the protein MKDPRHVDLAKVLVHHSLKLKPGQKVLVETTDVGPEFIGTLIDTICAAGGFPVLEQKMAATQRALYLNATEARMKFIGDCELDRMKRVDAYIAVRGVTNAKEMTDVPGEQMSLYETHWMYPVHMLERMKKRWVVLRFPSGPLAQLARMSTAAFEDFYYRVCVGVDWAQADRAVQPAAAFMRKTDRVHIKGPADTDLKFSIKNIGVTPCCGVMNIPDLELFTAPVRDSVEGVIHYNCPSTYRGFTFENIRLRFERGKIVEATANDTKRINEVFNTDEGARYVGEFSLGFHPHIMDPMDDILFDEKINGSMHFTPGKAYEAEADNGNRSAIHWDLVMIQRPDYGGGEIYFDDVLIRKDGRFVHEAFLGMNPENLSR